Part of the Catalinimonas alkaloidigena genome is shown below.
CTCGCACTGGCTTCTAATACGCTCAAGGGGGTTCCTTCCTTTTCTCCCGTTTCAGGAGTAACAGAGTGCATTACAAATGCACGTGCTCCTCTTATAGTTTGCTGGACTTCTTCCTGATTACACACGCCTTTAAATTCAATATTCTTGCTGATGCCTAGTGCATAGGCTAATTCTTTGCAGGCCATCAGTAATGGACCAGTACCTATCATAATCAAGCGGGCGTATGGAACTCTTTTTAAAACTTTTTCAAATGCTAAAATAGTCAGATGTGGAGCTTTTTTATCTACAAATCTTCCGACCGATACAAAAACTGGAGGAGCATTTAGAGGATCAGCACTACTGAAGAAGGATGTATCAATACCATAGGGTATCAGATGTAATTGTTTATCTGTAAAACCATATTCTTTAAGTTGTTTGTGCATACTTACAGAGACACAAATTACGGCGTGAGCATGCTTTAACAATCCCTGATAACTTTGGTATCTTTCTTTGTAGGTATGGGCATGAGCATCATCACCATGAAAATGTACAATAAGTGGTATGTTTGCTTTTATACAAGCGTTTTGTACATGGGCCCCCACAGGGCCAAATTCAGCTAGAACTACCTGTATTTTATTTTGCTTTAAATATTGAGGAAGGTATTTAGATATATACTTTTCATTGGTGGCAGAAGCATTAGCAAAAAATTTTGTTCGTATTTTATAAAGTAATAAGTTAGAAAGAGGTCTATCTGTATTCCATTCGTAAAGCACAGGCAAGTGACCATTGTAGAGCGTTTTCTTCCAAAAGGGTAACTTGTCTATATGGTTGCGGATGAATGTTTCAGAATAAACTTTTTTGTTGGTAGTTATGATGCATAACTTAGTAGAGGACATAAAAATTTATTTTTTATAGGCAGTGCCAAAAATACCTGTGATCATAGGTCCTTTGAAAAAGTCTGGATTGGAGTTATCATGTTTATATAAATATTTTAAAATAGGTAAAGCAATTTTCCTCAATATTCTTCTTTTCCGAGGATGCATAGGAGAGCGTTTTACCCATAAACCAATCATTTGCCCTAAGCTGGCATTCCATCCACCTAATGATTTTATCTCAATATCTGTAAATCCGTTCTTTTTTAAAATTCTTTCCATTGAGAAAGGAGTATATCGGTATTCATCATAAGGAGGTTCATGTAGAGGCCAAAGAAATGGAGTAGTGAAAAAAAATACACCTCCTGTTTTCAAAACTCGATAAACTTCTTTTAAAAAAATATCAGGCTCAGGAACATGTTCTAATACTTCTGTGGCAAAAGCGCAATCAAAGCTATCGTCTTCAAAGGGCATCTTTTTTCCATCCCAACGGTAATCTGGCTGTACATGTGCGTCATAGACTTTAGCCTCCTCAATATCTAACCCTATATATTCTTTGATATCCGAGTTTTCCAGCAAGAAGCTTTTATAGGGCATTTTACCACATCCTGTATCCAACATAATTCCACTAAAATGCTTCAAACTGCTTTTAATAGACTTTAATATTGAGAGTCTTTGATAATAAAGGCTGATATTATCTTTCAAAGAAACATTTATAAAACCATCCTGATTACTCATATGAATGATGCTAATTGTTATTTCTGAACTTTAAGCAAGAGGGCCATTCCGTCAGCTTTCTGCCAATTTCTTTTTCTATATTAATGATATCTAGTTCCAGCATTTTCCAGATAACTTCTTCGATTTCGTAAGTCGCCTCAGTTTGTATTTCCTTTGCTTTGTATATCCTTGTGTATAAAAAATTGATTGCTCTTTTTAAATAAGGGCTTTTTATCTTTCTAAGATGCCTGTTAAGCGTAATGTCTATTTCTTGTTTTGCTTTATTACTATGAACCTCTTGATACGATTTGAATTCGTTGTCCAATTTCAAAAAATCAGATAGTTCAAGTAATACTTTATCCTTTTCTTGCAGAAACTTTTCAAAGGTAATAAGTAAAACCTGCTTTCTGCCAAATAAATTGATATAGGGGCTAATTTGCGTGTAATAACGAGTACGGTTAATATAGGCTGGGTCTTGGATTATTGCTTTATTCAGCGGCAGTCTCGTATAACCACGCATGTAACTATGGATATAGTGAGAAATGACCCTGGCCACAGGGTCTCGCATGATATATATAATTTTCATTTGAGGATTAAAATCATAGATGTCATGCCATACTTTTTTGTTAAACTCAGGGTACATAGTATAGCCAGTAGAAGCATCACCAACAATCTGTCCTTCCTGTATGCCTGGGAAAAGACTCTTGTATTTTGTTAATTCTTCGCGCCAATTAG
Proteins encoded:
- a CDS encoding glycosyltransferase codes for the protein MSSTKLCIITTNKKVYSETFIRNHIDKLPFWKKTLYNGHLPVLYEWNTDRPLSNLLLYKIRTKFFANASATNEKYISKYLPQYLKQNKIQVVLAEFGPVGAHVQNACIKANIPLIVHFHGDDAHAHTYKERYQSYQGLLKHAHAVICVSVSMHKQLKEYGFTDKQLHLIPYGIDTSFFSSADPLNAPPVFVSVGRFVDKKAPHLTILAFEKVLKRVPYARLIMIGTGPLLMACKELAYALGISKNIEFKGVCNQEEVQQTIRGARAFVMHSVTPETGEKEGTPLSVLEASASGLPIISTFHAGIAEAVVHNKTGFLVDEYDFSQMAEFMVQLAETPELAMRMGGEGRKHISQNYELKKQIAKLASVIEQTANPTL
- a CDS encoding sulfotransferase family protein — protein: MKNQKPFVDFMIVGAMKSGTTSLANILKSHPKVGFCSLKEPQFFSESPNWREELTKYKSLFPGIQEGQIVGDASTGYTMYPEFNKKVWHDIYDFNPQMKIIYIMRDPVARVISHYIHSYMRGYTRLPLNKAIIQDPAYINRTRYYTQISPYINLFGRKQVLLITFEKFLQEKDKVLLELSDFLKLDNEFKSYQEVHSNKAKQEIDITLNRHLRKIKSPYLKRAINFLYTRIYKAKEIQTEATYEIEEVIWKMLELDIINIEKEIGRKLTEWPSCLKFRNNN
- a CDS encoding class I SAM-dependent methyltransferase, producing the protein MSNQDGFINVSLKDNISLYYQRLSILKSIKSSLKHFSGIMLDTGCGKMPYKSFLLENSDIKEYIGLDIEEAKVYDAHVQPDYRWDGKKMPFEDDSFDCAFATEVLEHVPEPDIFLKEVYRVLKTGGVFFFTTPFLWPLHEPPYDEYRYTPFSMERILKKNGFTDIEIKSLGGWNASLGQMIGLWVKRSPMHPRKRRILRKIALPILKYLYKHDNSNPDFFKGPMITGIFGTAYKK